Genomic window (Opitutaceae bacterium):
GACCGACTGGAATCCGGCCTCGCGGGCGGCGTCGCCCACGCTCCAGCGCGGATTGAGGAGCAGCAGCTTTGTCTTCTCGACGCGGGCGCGCATGAGGTAGCCGGTGAAGGTTGCCCCGAGGGCTGACTTGAAGACCTTGCGAAGCTGAATCGAGCTCACGTTTGCGGCGCGGGCGACGTCGGACAGGGCGATGGATTCGCCAAGATGTTCGGCGATGAAGGCGCGGACTTTGGCGACGGTTTGATTTTCCGAGACCGTCTGCCTGGCCATCAAATCGCTGGCGATCAGGGAGAGATGCGAGGAAAAACTCTCCAGCAGTCGCAATATCGCGGCGTAGTGCGGCTTGGACAAGACGCGTGTCCCGAAGTACGCTGACTTCAGACTTGCGGAGTCGATGGCGGCGTTCGATTCGCGAAGGTGCCTAAGGAGCGCCTGGAATGACTCGGGAGTCGGCTTGCGGAGCAGGATCTGTCCGGTTTGCAGCCAGGCGATGGCGCGGCCGTCCAGGCGAACGGGTACCGCGGAGAGGCTGATGCCGGCAAAACAGTCGAAGGTGACCGCGCCGCTGCCCGGGAGACGTTCCATGCGAGCCTGCAGTTCCAGGCAGGAGGCGCAGACCTGGCTCGATGAGGCGAGCATCACGCAGAGCGGATTTATCCTGCGGGCGTCCCCC
Coding sequences:
- a CDS encoding helix-turn-helix domain-containing protein codes for the protein MEKAPAPSTSSSRAADSRASGIVARLQSSDAFLTYKEAFQIATGLPLVLRPAGVYKAAMGDARRINPLCVMLASSSQVCASCLELQARMERLPGSGAVTFDCFAGISLSAVPVRLDGRAIAWLQTGQILLRKPTPESFQALLRHLRESNAAIDSASLKSAYFGTRVLSKPHYAAILRLLESFSSHLSLIASDLMARQTVSENQTVAKVRAFIAEHLGESIALSDVARAANVSSIQLRKVFKSALGATFTGYLMRARVEKTKLLLLNPRWSVGDAAREAGFQSVPQFNRAFQRITGETPAAYREHLRRVARKTGAGGTLGNAA